The genomic segment atataaaaactaagtaatattttcttcaaattgTTATGAAGGAAAACTTATCTGAAATATGTAATGAGTTTAATTAGATATAAGATATAAGAATACTATCTAGGGAAGAATACGGTAGTGGACATGTTATTTACAGAGGTGGAGAAAGAATGATTGATGGAGTAACCTGAAGATGATTGATGTTCAGCTGAATGTCTTCTAACTCTGCCTTGCATGAAAAACGCTGGCTCTAAAGGGAATGGCATTTCAACCGAAGGGTTGCTAAGATATGAAACGATGGTTCCTATTATTGGTCTGTCATCAGGATTTTCTTGCACACACAATAAACCAATCTGCATACATTTCTCAACTTCGTTTGGACTGTAAGATTCCACAAGACTCGGATCCAACAATTGAAATGGTGATACATCCCTCCAATTGTTCCATGCCTGAAATTAATTACCCATTCAAGATTTTCCTTTATCACTTTCTTAAACTTTGTTTATGTCTCTTTTGAACTATGGTTCAGAGAACATCAGTCAATAAGAAGAAACAAGAATTGAATACTCACATAACTCAAGAGATCATCAACACGAGATGATTCATAAGAACAAGAATTCTTCTTTCCACTGATAATCTCAAGAATCATAACTCCAAAACTGAATACATCAGACTTTTCAGAAAAGTGTCCATGCATGGCATACTCGGGAGGCATGTAACCGCTGAAAATGAAGAATGCAGAAAACAATCAGCATGGAGATTATAAGGGACGTGAGAGTATTCAGAAATTATCACAATTATTTCATGATGATAAATAAAcgaattacataaataaaaatgtacttTTGAAAAATGTAAGGGTTTGCAACTCACTATGTACCCACAACTCTGTTCGTACATCCTTGAATCTGGTTTGTATCTACCATCCTTGCCATGCCAAAATCAGAGATTTTTGGATCGAAGTCATTGTCCAATAGAACATTGCTTGGTTTGATATCACGATGTATAATCTTAAGACGAGAGTCTTCGTGAAGATAAAGAATTCCTCTTGCAATTCCTTTAATGATTTTATACCGCTCTGACCAAGTTAATATTCTGTGTTTTGCGGGATCTACAGATACCATTAGTCAAATACATTACAAAAgtataaatcaatatttatttcaCATTCGATTAAAATTGCAATGTAAAACTCAGAGCAGAAACAAATACTGAAAAGTCTTACCAAATAGAAAGTGATCAAGGCTTTTGTTAGGGACATATTCATAGATAAGTATTTTCTCTCTGTCTTCTTGGCAAAATCCTATTAACCTCACCAAATTTTTGTGTTGAAGTTTAGCTATTAACAACACTTCATTCTTGAATTCCTCCGCTCCCTGCTTAGAATTTGTTGACAATCTCTTTACAGCTACTTCTTCACCGTTAGGAAGGATTCCCTGTGATTACATGCCGTTAGAATAGAACAAGAAAACAATATAGATGACACATTGATCATCGCATTTATGTTACCTTGTAGACTTCTCCGTAACCCCCTTTGCCGATCCTGCGGTCTTCAGAAAACTTGTTTGTTGCTGCTTCAATTGTAGCAAAATCAAATTCCAAGGACTCCAAGACACTGATTTCTACCCCAACTGCATTACAATTCACAGAGCAGTTATTGGAAATACTCACACCGAGtacatgtaataaatataaagaaaaaaaaaactataggCTTTTCTACTAAGCTCCAATATTGAAGATATAACAGGTTCGTTGATATTACAGTTTTCTCTGTCGTCACTGgccttgcttttctttctcgCTTTAATGCGGTTGAAACCGTAGTagccaaagaaaaaaatgattacCAAAACGACAACCATGACAACGGCTATCACAATCACTTCAGTGCGAATATTTCCTGAACCTGTCAAAACGTGTCATATTGACAAACCACACACCGTCAACACCATTTCAACGTTTTCTTTTGTACAAAATTAATCAACTAATGATCAAACTCAATACAGCACATATTCGACAAGTATGCTAATTATATGAAGCCACAGTTGAATATTCGTGCTTACTGTCATCAGACAAATCTTATTATCTCTTGCAGAAAGCAATTTATGAAGAGTTGTCTGAGTTCAAGAATTAGTTAATCtcgtttttttatatatataaaaatgagaTCAGTGAAAATTTCTGGTTATTCTATTAGAAGTCAAATAAAGAAAGTATTTTTCCCTTCTCCAATTAAAATCTTTTGCTTTCTCTGTTCTCTTATTCTTTCCAACTTATTAGCCAACCTCAAAATATGTGGATGATCGGGACTACAATATTTACAATCTGATTGGCCACTTGTATTTTCAAGGATTGTGACTAAACTGTGATTGGTTGCAAATTAAAACTTTGATAAACCTTTCTCTCTCTGCTATTCTTTAAACCAAAGAATCCAACATTTTCATTcgagaaacaaaagaaaacaaacttacccttaatcgttgttggCGCGGAGGTTCCTGAATGCTGATAAAACGGATACGTTTCATACCTAACAATGCAACTGGGAAACAGAACACTTGCCCCTATGCTCCCTCCGCAACAAGACACGGCGAATTCCGCCGCCGCATCGGCGATACACCGTTTGCAATCTCCGGCGGCCAAGTCTGGTGTGCACTGAGCGAGGCCATACAGGGTCACACTCGCAGAAGCGTTTTCTTGCTTAACAGCATAAGGGTTGGACCCTCTGAGAGCCAGTGCTGCTTGATTTGGAAGTTCATCGAAAATGGATCCTAAAGCAGTGTAGAATTTATTACTGTGCAAAACGACAGGATCCCCCAATGGGATATTGACCTGGTGCCGTGGCCATTCTTCCATTTTAGAGAAGAAGAACCTGTAAGAGTAGCGCAACAAACACTCGTTGTACCAAATCACAGCCTCTTTCGATGTGGGACACGACGAGGCTATGCTTAGGGTCGCGAAACCCACACACTCTCTGCACAGAGCAAACGGCACGTCTCCACGGCACATGTAGAGGCCATAGACGGTGTCCGAACCCTCCCCAGATGTTGTGTTGAAGAATCTAAAGTTGTTGGTGACGTTGGAGGAAAGGTAGGAGAGAAGGGTGTTGAGGTTGGCATTGAAGGTGGTGTTTGGAGTGAAAGTGTGGTTGCTGGAGCAGCTAACGTTGTTGAACACCGAAGCAGATGTTTCTGTAACGGTGAGCACAAGGGTGCAAAAAAGGAACAGTTTTAGACTATTTTTGGACTTGGTAATCATGATTCTCATGTGCTGCAAAATCTCTGCACTGACTGAGACGAAGAAACGAGTGATGGCATCATGCAGATGCGCGTGAAGGGATAGAAGTCAGAGACGGCCGCGGTCTATGAATTGGATTGAGGTTTGTCAACAAAGTAAAATATCACAAGTCGTGGtttcatattttgtatttaaaactagttcaataatatataaatgattgtaaatagattataatttttattagatgTGACAACTGCTTCTTTATCTCTTACGAAAGTTAATTTAATCTGACTGTTTTAGAAACGTAGCGAATGCATTCTCCTCCCTTCTATTCCGTGGATAGTTTATGGAATATGGCATTTGAGGGTTTTTCACCAAActggttttttcttttaacttatcaaaatagatatttttaaaaaacatcaTAGCTATAGGCAAATTGTATCATTTGACACAACTTTTCActtgaaataaattatgttgGAGTGATACAATGACAAAGGTTATTCGATCCTTGTCCACTGTCTCTCCGTATGAGAGttcaatcaaataataataaatgtatgaTAAATGTAAATATCTATTTCTAATCTTTGatgtatatttataattttcaaatagtTTTACATATCACTCCTACTCTTAAGAGTCGTCTAGTCGACTTGGTCATGAGATGATTACATGACCATCTCTGTCAtgcaatataatttataaaataaaatcatattaatatcTCActactttaatttaatatattttaaaagatgtattacaaatttgatttaatttttgttgaaattatataaaaaaaagactcGCTTAAAATGTtctgttttatctttatttataactttttttaaattatctttttttgtaaatttttaaaaagttatattccCGGTAAAAACAAATGTGCATTTGAGAGGGTGCGGCATTGTCAATTATTGGTGGTGGAGTCAGCACGGACACGTGATAGTAGAAGCCAACTTCGCTATGTGCCATTTTGCCTGTAGTCATTGACGTGGACCTAACCATAGCATTCTCATATATTATCATTTAGTCAAATTATTGAACCACGGGCTGATGTCAATAATGAcgaaaaaattaacaaaatagtAGAAAGgtaagtaataaaatatttgctttagtaatatcttatatttatagtaatttaTAAGTCATTGtttattcatgttttttttctttagtgttATGAATGAATATAATGTGTTGGGTAGAGATCACATTAATTGTATAAAGACTACATGATACTCTTAATTACTGTTCACTGCTTCGTTTTCATATGTATCCAAcatgtaattaaatattaattttgttttagaagCAAAAGATAAGAAGGAAAAATTATGATTGTGGTTTGTTGCGGGTGGATTATCTATaagattattataataattatttattactacaTTTTATTCACATGTTGCTTGtgttacttatttttatttcactgtaaaagaaaaaatataaatctgtaaataggtaaaaaaaaaatttaaaaaggcTATCTCTTTTAACTTTAATTACTCAACCAatattaaaaatcttaatttaaactattttctaTTTAGTAGTGGTTCTAAAATtcatgttaaatatattttttatataatattttatttgattcaattataaagattttaaattgtaaacCTTAAACTCAAATTCTTAATAGATATTATGCAATGTATCATAGGATCGGACGTTCCTACATACTAAAGGTGAGATAGACAGTCTAACTCAATAGATCCTCGTGACGAAACCAAAATAAGCTTAAAGACCCGTTTAGCTCATATGTAAACAGAGGTCGGACAACTGACCCGAAAACATTCTTCTAGAGACATTAAGAAACAGGTTTACATGCAAGTATTAATTAGTCTAATGGGTCGaaattgggccgtgattaaagACTTCGTTAATTATAGACCCActtcaaaaactataaataaagataagaGGTAAGAGGTAGGTGATCGCATTTACTGTGCATTTAAAACTATTGCTCTGACTCTGTAAGAATTGTTTGCTAATTTAAGCATTAGATAACATTTGGCAGGTATCCCTCCGGATGGTTGGAATGAAGATGAAGGAGAAGTGAGGACATAACTACTCGAACGACATTGGAGAAGAAATTTTGAAGGTGTTTATAGTTACTTGACCCTACACCCAAAACAtgcaatatttaaaatttacttaaaaattatttcaattatattttctaagtaatataattttaaaaaatttgcttaaaaatcttttagttatttatcTAAGTAACTCAAccttaaaaattgaaaagttattattttgaaGTAATACATATTATTATCTATGATAATTAagtctaaattttaaaaaaatgtaaaataaaaaaaaatatttctttcgtTGAATTAAAGTTgagtaaatttttaataaatgttacaTGGTAGCGaccataaattatatttttttaatatattaatcaaTGTATGTTTGGTTAGTTTTTATAAGGGAccacaaattatattttttaatatatcaatcaATTTATGTTTAGTTAGTTATACGagaatgtttataaaaattaaggatgttatttaatatatgttttaaaataattatatttgttctTATTACCTTAAAtagttttacattatttaatagTCGAAATTTAGGACAGTTtaaatatttctcttttttccctttctaaaatgttttgaaagattaaaattatgacaaacaaataaaagttaatatttttttttatttagtgaacttgaataaaagaaagttatctctatgttttattattgtgtttatattatttgtacttGTTTGGATGATGTATAAACATTGTTTAAGGAAAAGAATATATCTTGATAGTTGTCACATTTTGCAAGAAAGTCTCATGTTTGGTTCAAATGACTTAAGATCAACTTGATGTGAAGTATTTTTGGGAAGTCACAATTTGGTACATTGTGGGATGAAAGACAGAGACTATGGTGggttaaaaaacattttatcaaagtagctaaaaatttgaaaaattcaaaatagtGCTTTGGATTAAGATATTCATTAATCAAATTTGAGACTAACCCATACCTATTTACCATTGTCAATATTAGGTAGTGAGTATGTGTCAATTATGGTTGTACCAATGTTTTTATAAGAAATACTTTAACTACGTATTTACTTTTCAAAGTAACTTTTTGATGTTcataatttatcattaaaagtggaatataaattaatgtatgATAAAATGATATTGAGTCTTATGATGGTAAGTCCAATGAGAGATCTCTAATAAGtgtattgtttgtttgatttgttAAGATTGATATTTAAAGTTTACAAATATCTTTctcatttcatatttttcttttatatctttttgttatGCTAATATAACATCAACATGCTCAATAAAAGTGGtaagaaaaattgttaaaagatcTGTTGTAGATTAACTAGGagaattattaatattattaggaGATAGTAAATATTTAGATagtcttttattttaatgtataactcttaatattatacaaaatatgtttttgaaatattttatgataaattacaaacatataaaatatatatatatatatatatatatatatatatatatataattgtgttgATTGTACTACATAAAAATGttctaattttaattgaataataattatttatataataatggGAACATTACAacgagtatatatatatacacattcCCCAGTATGTATAgatagagaataaaaaaaacctCATACATGGAGATATAGatgattttttagtttaaaggtAGATATGACATAGTCAAATGTGCacttaatttgtttaattaccATCCTAATTAGCATACTGTCCCCGTTACCATCCCAATCAGCATGGAGTGTTGTATCACATATGTCAACCAAGATCAATGtccctttatttatttttaagtgaaaTATGAAGTGAATTTTAACAAATGATCAATAGGATAAcattaacatataaataaataccaactcaaacatagaaaataagaataaaCATAACATAGGAAAGAATAGAATATGCAaccatttaaataaattcacGTAGAATATTAATGAACTATAATCTATGTACAATAACAATCTTTTTactcattataaatatattttcttagacAATGTTATGTACATTttgtaaaagatatatatatatatatatatatatatatatatatatatatatatatatatatatatatatatatatatatatatatatatatatatatatatatatatatatatatatatatatatatgaaatagtTACCAACTTCGTAAATCATGTCACAAATAACTAATAAATGCATGATTAAAGACAGTTTACATACTGACTAACTACAATGTGAATTATTAGGTGATAAAGTTTTTGATAAAGTgtcaaacaattttataatcaaAGTATATCAAGTACTTGCTACTAAATGATTCacataataaaaacttaaataaacttaatattagCAATGTTCAAATCAAACGTAGTTTATAGCtatatctaaatttttatttcactaTTAAAAATAAGTCCACATGTTATTAGAAGaatatcatattaaaagaaGTGAATGAATTAAGTTAAgatataaacaaagtttttagtTAGTGGGATATAGGTCACTTAAAAGCATATTCCACGTTAGAAACATAagtaaaaatgttatcaaaactTTGAATTAACTTATTATCGAGCATAATATGTACTGATGGACATCTCATTAACAGAATAGTGTTCTGAGACTATTTTTGTATCCATCTTGTCGAACAACAAATATGCTGGTTCTTGTGGAGATGGAAATTCAATCGTGTGACGACCATCAAGATATGAAACAACATCTGCTATTGTAGGtctaatatttttgttttcttgaacaCATAATAAACTAATATGAATACACTTAATTACTTCAATTCTAGAATAATTTTCTTCCAAAAACGGGTCTAATATGCTCAATGGTGTTTCATCCATCCATTTTCTCCAAACCTACAATAATTTATGAAACAATGATATTTGAAACTATTtcttaacatttaaattaagtGAATTTGATTTCATAAGTATGAccaacacataaaaaaaaatgtaactattATACTCACATAGCTCATGAGTCCATTTGGCATGTAACGTGATTCATGAGAACTTGTGTTCTTTTTTCCTGTAATAATCTCCAAAACCATAACtccaaaactaaaaatatctGATTTTTCAGAAAATTGTCCAAACATTGCATATTCTGGTGACATATAACCActatagaaaaaacaaaaatataaattaattaaaatatatcatgtaAAAAAGTGAAAGGAGATACAAATGAAATTTTGTAACTTACTATGTTCCAACTATACGTTTGGTCTTTCCACGATCTTGGTCTATTTCCATAATTCTAGCCATACCAAAATCTGAGATTTTAGGATTCATATTttcatctaataaaatattactaggTTTGATATCACGATGTATAACTTTAAGTCGAGAATGTTCATGTAAATAAAGAATTCCTCGAGCAATTCCTTCTATAATTTTGAAACGTTCATACCAGCTCAACATTTTTTGTTGATGACCTGCAATGTTTATTAGGTGAATGAGGAAAGTAGGCAAATACATATTTAGCCTAGTATAATGTACGAAAAAAATGCTAAATTTCAAGAGTGTAAGATCAAGTATCAAACCAAAGAGAAATTTATCAAGACTCCCATTCTGCATGAATTTGTATACAAGTATCTTTTCTTGTGCCTCTAGACAAAAGCCTATTAGCTCCACGAGGTTTTTGTGTTGTAATTTGGCTATTAATAAAACTTCATTCTTAAATTCAACGGAACCTTGTGTAGAACTTTGTGATAATCTTTTTACTGCTATATGTAGTCCAGAAGATAAGATGCCCTAAAAAGACACAACACTGTTAAAGTGAGAAATATAATCATATgattcaattaatttaaataactcataaattaactttttttgtaATTGAGTTactaataacttttttttttgttatattgaatgtctaaaatattttttttaaactttttttctaagtattcagttatttgatttttgttgtcAACAAAATGATATgatctttattttcatcttatCATCTCTAACTCAGTCAATCAAATTGTTCCTTCTTTCATAATCTCTTTCAACTTGTTACTCAACTTACTCTTAGAAAGAGAAAATACAGGTTGATTGATAAGttagaagaaattaaaaaagaaattaatatattcatAGATATGTCAGGGATGGGAAGATGAAAGTAATAGTCTCAGtctaattaacttaaaaaaaacacatactAAAGtacttaaacaaaaaaaaaatatttaagatactCTATAGAACaacttttttaacaaaaatttaattaaaatacctAAATTTATTAAGTGCTTGAAATTTAActaagtttaatataaaataaaatattatgattatgatatctttttaccttgtaaactTCTCCAAATCCACCTTTTCCAATCTTGTTTTCATTTGAAAAGTTATTTGTTGCCGCTTGAATTGTGACCAAATCAAATTGTAATCCTTCTAGAGTGACACTTTCTTGACCAACTACACATGTATAGCAAATTGTTAAATTAAGTTTGCAATTTTTTCAGGCTTGGATGCATagttagaaattaaaaattgttgttAAAATACTTACAGTTTTCTTTCAAAAGAACCTTATACTTGCGCTTTCTTGCTCTTCTCCATAAGAAATAACAGTGAAAAGAGATTAGCATTGTGAAGCCAAGAAAGATGACAACCGTAACAATTCCTCCAGGTGAAATCATTTTATTTCCTACACACGAAATAAAGTCGTTATTCTGATTCAAACTAAAAATTGTAAAAGGAGTCTTGTAGTACTAAAGCGAGTAAGAAAAACGGTTTACCTTGCCGTCGTTTAGtgtaaaaagatatttaatcttttttctaatttattttgtgtgaATGCgataaaagtgaaatttataaattaattttcttaatgcAGGAATTGAAGTTTATAATttgattcaaaaatattttattcctgGATAAAGATTGATGAACATATACATCGTTTTCGGAGTGTGTGGATAAAAGGAAAAgagattattaatatttaatttgtttactaaatattatgttattttaaatgttgaaaaacGGGTCATACTATTACCTTAGAAAAGTAAGCAAAGATATTAAACATGTCATACTATTACCTTAGAAAAACGGGTGTGAGTAGTTGAAGTGGCATCACCAAACAAGTTATGTATTTAATGGACGAAAATTAAGGTTTGTTTATCAAAGCACGGTGAAGAAAATTATGCAAAGTTAATTCAGAGGAAACTTATGGGAAATTAATTTtagaacaaataataaaaaatatttatttctgtAAATTTGCACATACGTaaactagttttaaattataaagaagatttttttttttcaagattagGTTTCTGGAAACATTTGGCGCATGAGACTTTACCTGAAGGTAATGATTCTTGTGTGGCATTCGAAGCAACGATAACGTCTCTGTAGAAATGTCTGGACCCAAACATCAAAGTGCAGCTGGGATATAGAACCATTCCACCGATCCTTCCGAgacaacacaaagaaatatCTTTCATAATATCACCCAAACACTCACTGCAATCTTCGCTTGATAGATCTGGCGTGCATTGAACCAGAGTATGAATTTGCTGGGACCCAAACACGGAAGCGTTTTTTGTTGCAAATTTCATGGTGCCCGCGGGACCAGCGTTCGCTGCCTCACCCACAGCATCACTCAACGTTTTCGATAACAACCAGAACCCATAACTTCCCTTCTCGTTCGTTGAATTCGTTACGTTGTAATCAATGAAGTTGAATCTTGGCCACTCTTCCAAGGTGGAGAAAAAACAACGGTTCGAATAACGAACCAAGCATTCGTGGTACCAAATTAAGGCCTCTTTGGAGTTGGGACACACTTGAGATATTTGTTGGGCTGCAGTTCTGATGCACTCTTGGCACGTGTGGTTGGTGACATCGCCACGGCACATGAAGGAGGCGTAAATGATTTCCTTGCCGTCTCCACCATCCGATGTGGTGTTGAAGAATAGTGCAGTGGTGGCATGGGAAGATAGGGACGGGAGGAGGGTTCGGAGATTGGATTCGTAGGTGCTGTTTGGAGCGAAGGTTTTGTTGCTTGAACAACTGTGATTCAGGTAGTAAATTTCAGTCGCATCGGTTATGGAAAAATTGAACAAGAAACCCAAAAAGTAAAGGCAGACGAGTAACCACATGTCCGTGGTGTCTGTTGAGAGAGAGAACGTAAGAAGAGATAAATTAATAGTTCATTATTCATGTACATCATACTTCAGGTCTTTCGATCAGTCAATTTATGGAAAAGACTTTTCCTGAGATAATAAAATACTTGTACGCAAAGTATTTTGGTTTAACAAAGAACtgacatatatataaataatattatattaataattaataacacatttatgtgataattaaatttaacttatgtTTAACTTGTAACTGATTTAATTTATGTGTTTAAAATACTATgtaatttgtgtttgttttagtTTTGGATGGGGAGTTGGATATTTTAAATTGGCGGGTGAAAACATAATACTAGGATTTGTGTTTATATACAAATTAGATTGAGCTTGAGTTTGTTAGACTTAAACagattattaaaattaaaaaaccaatAGGAGTAAATATAGTAAAGGAAATGAAAGGTGTGATCAGTACTTTAGGTGGTATTAATAGTCAAAATAGATGGGCTGTGATAGTGATTGATTGTTGGCCTATGAGGCTATAACATAAAGAGTAAAGTTTCTTGGCtatattatatcaaatttcttccaccatcttatcattttttatttcatttttcgaaacacattaaaaaaatgatttttttttctataagaCAATCACCACATtcctattacaaaaataatttttcaaaaactttttgtACTGTATAGTCCAGACGGCCACACATGATACCCCATACCAAACAAATCGGATGACCCTAGAGAAAAAGAATTAACTAAGTAACGAATGAATGTGGCAGAACCAATAGACAAGACATATCATCGTGGATAAAAGTCACTGATAGACATTTCATTGATA from the Vigna angularis cultivar LongXiaoDou No.4 chromosome 3, ASM1680809v1, whole genome shotgun sequence genome contains:
- the LOC108324779 gene encoding uncharacterized protein LOC108324779 → MWLLVCLYFLGFLFNFSITDATEIYYLNHSCSSNKTFAPNSTYESNLRTLLPSLSSHATTALFFNTTSDGGDGKEIIYASFMCRGDVTNHTCQECIRTAAQQISQVCPNSKEALIWYHECLVRYSNRCFFSTLEEWPRFNFIDYNVTNSTNEKGSYGFWLLSKTLSDAVGEAANAGPAGTMKFATKNASVFGSQQIHTLVQCTPDLSSEDCSECLGDIMKDISLCCLGRIGGMVLYPSCTLMFGSRHFYRDVIVASNATQESLPSGNKMISPGGIVTVVIFLGFTMLISFHCYFLWRRARKRKYKVLLKENFGQESVTLEGLQFDLVTIQAATNNFSNENKIGKGGFGEVYKGILSSGLHIAVKRLSQSSTQGSVEFKNEVLLIAKLQHKNLVELIGFCLEAQEKILVYKFMQNGSLDKFLFGHQQKMLSWYERFKIIEGIARGILYLHEHSRLKVIHRDIKPSNILLDENMNPKISDFGMARIMEIDQDRGKTKRIVGTYGYMSPEYAMFGQFSEKSDIFSFGVMVLEIITGKKNTSSHESRYMPNGLMSYVWRKWMDETPLSILDPFLEENYSRIEVIKCIHISLLCVQENKNIRPTIADVVSYLDGRHTIEFPSPQEPAYLLFDKMDTKIVSEHYSVNEMSISTYYARLSLHAHLHDAITRFFVSVSAEILQHMRIMITKSKNSLKLFLFCTLVLTVTETSASVFNNVSCSSNHTFTPNTTFNANLNTLLSYLSSNVTNNFRFFNTTSGEGSDTVYGLYMCRGDVPFALCRECVGFATLSIASSCPTSKEAVIWYNECLLRYSYRFFFSKMEEWPRHQVNIPLGDPVVLHSNKFYTALGSIFDELPNQAALALRGSNPYAVKQENASASVTLYGLAQCTPDLAAGDCKRCIADAAAEFAVSCCGGSIGASVLFPSCIVRYETYPFYQHSGTSAPTTIKGSGNIRTEVIVIAVVMVVVLVIIFFFGYYGFNRIKARKKSKASDDRENFGVEISVLESLEFDFATIEAATNKFSEDRRIGKGGYGEVYKGILPNGEEVAVKRLSTNSKQGAEEFKNEVLLIAKLQHKNLVRLIGFCQEDREKILIYEYVPNKSLDHFLFDPAKHRILTWSERYKIIKGIARGILYLHEDSRLKIIHRDIKPSNVLLDNDFDPKISDFGMARMVDTNQIQGCTNRVVGTYGYMPPEYAMHGHFSEKSDVFSFGVMILEIISGKKNSCSYESSRVDDLLSYAWNNWRDVSPFQLLDPSLVESYSPNEVEKCMQIGLLCVQENPDDRPIIGTIVSYLSNPSVEMPFPLEPAFFMQGRVRRHSAEHQSSSGYSINHSFSTSVNNMSTTVFFPR